The Kitasatospora sp. NBC_00374 genome has a segment encoding these proteins:
- a CDS encoding YbaB/EbfC family nucleoid-associated protein, with product MSLSYAEQIEQAMAELTEQQAQMASTAKELEAATASVTSKDRMVTAVVGAQGQVVSLTFHTSAYRSMAPAELGRVITDVLNTARADIAERVIEAMSSFSGLGEMLRSSMTGGTELDELLEPLRAMRPGHADAAAEERRKRERQEEFRG from the coding sequence ATGTCGCTCTCGTACGCCGAGCAGATCGAACAGGCGATGGCCGAGCTGACCGAGCAACAGGCGCAGATGGCCTCGACGGCCAAGGAGTTGGAGGCTGCCACCGCCTCGGTGACCTCCAAGGACCGGATGGTCACCGCGGTGGTCGGGGCGCAGGGCCAGGTGGTCTCGCTGACCTTCCACACCTCGGCCTACCGCTCGATGGCGCCGGCCGAGCTGGGCCGGGTGATCACCGACGTGCTGAACACCGCGCGGGCCGACATCGCCGAGCGGGTGATCGAGGCGATGAGCTCGTTCAGCGGCCTGGGCGAGATGCTGCGCAGTTCGATGACCGGCGGGACCGAACTGGACGAGCTGCTGGAGCCGTTGCGCGCGATGCGGCCCGGCCACGCCGACGCGGCCGCGGAGGAGCGGCGCAAGCGCGAGCGGCAGGAGGAGTTCCGTGGCTAA